The Mycobacterium sp. EPa45 genomic interval TCAGGTACTCGCCGACGGGCCGTGCACCGAGAACGGTGAAATGGCACTGGGCAAGAACCTGCTCGTCGCCGTCATGCCGTGGGAAGGCCACAACTACGAGGACGCGATCATCCTCTCCAACCGTCTGGTTGAAGAGGACGTGCTCACCTCGATTCACATCGAAGAGCACGAGATCGATGCCCGCGACACCAAGCTGGGCGCCGAGGAGATCACCCGGGACATCCCGAACGTCTCCGATGAGGTGCTGGCCGATCTCGACGAGCGCGGCATCATCCGCATCGGCGCCGAGGTCCGCGACGGCGACATCCTGGTCGGCAAGGTCACCCCGAAGGGTGAGACCGAGCTGACCCCGGAGGAGCGGCTGCTCCGCGCGATCTTCGGTGAGAAGGCCCGCGAGGTCCGCGACACGTCGCTGAAGGTGCCGCACGGCGAGTCCGGCAAGGTCATCGGCATCCGGGTGTTCTCCCGTGAGGACGATGACGAGCTGCCCGCCGGCGTCAACGAGCTGGTCCGCGTTTACGTGGCCCAGAAGCGCAAGATCTCCGACGGCGACAAGCTCGCCGGACGCCACGGCAACAAGGGCGTCATCGGCAAGATCCTGCCGGTCGAGGACATGCCGTTCCTTCCGGACGGCACGCCGGTCGACATCATCCTGAACACGCACGGTGTGCCGCGACGGATGAACATCGGCCAGATCCTGGAAACCCACCTCGGGTGGGTGGCCAAGACCGGCTGGAAGGTCGACGGCAGTCCGGAGTGGGCGGCCAACCTGCCGCAGGACATGCTGGAGTCGCCTTCGAACTCCATCGTCTCCACGCCGGTGTTCGACGGTGCCCGCGAAGAGGAGCTGCAGGGTCTGCTGAGCTCGACGCTGCCCAACCGCGACGGCGAGGTTCTCGTCAACGGTGACGGCAAGGCCGTGCTCTACGACGGTCGCAGCGGCGAACCGTTCCCGTACCCGGTGACGGTCGGCTACATGTACATCCTCAAGCTGCACCACCTGGTGGACGACAAGATCCACGCCCGCTCGACCGGTCCGTACTCGATGATCACCCAGCAGCCGCTGGGCGGTAAGGCGCAGTTCGGTGGTCAGCGGTTCGGTGAAATGGAGTGCTGGGCCATGCAGGCCTACGGCGCGGCGTACACGCTGCAGGAGCTCTTGACCATCAAGTCCGACGACACCGTCGGCCGCGTCAAGGTCTACGAGGCGATCGTCAAGGGCGAGAACATCCCCGAGCCGGGCATTCCCGAGTCGTTCAAGGTGCTGCTCAAGGAGCTGCAGTCGCTGTGCTTGAACGTTGAGGTGCTGTCTTCGGACGGCGCGGCAATCGAGATGCGGGACGGAGACGACGAGGACCTGGAGCGTGCTGCTGCCAACCTCGGAATCAACCTGTCGCGCAACGAATCTGCCTCTGTCGAAGATCTCGCCTAATTTATCTAGTCCCGAAAGGGGAAAGGGAGTTACGTGCTAGACGTCAACTTCTTCGATGAACTCCGGATCGGTCTTGCCACCGCGGACGACATCCGTACCTGGTCCTACGGCGAGGTCAAGAAGCCGGAGACCATCAACTACCGCACATTGAAGCCGGAGAAGGACGGCCTGTTCTGCGAGAAGATCTTCGGACCGACTCGCGACTGGGAGTGCTACTGCGGCAAGTACAAGCGCGTCCGCTTCAAGGGCATCATCTGCGAGCGCTGCGGCGTCGAGGTCACTCGCGCCAAGGTGCGTCGTGAGCGGATGGGCCACATCGAGCTGGCCGCACCCGTCACGCACATCTGGTACTTCAAGGGCGTCCCGTCGCGCTTGGGCTACCTGCTCGACCTGGCGCCGAAGGATCTCGAGAAGATCATCTACTTCGCCGCCTACGTGATCACCGCGGTCGACACCGAGATGCGCCACAACGAGCTCTCCACTCTCGAAGCCGAGATGGAGGTCGAGAAGAAGGCTGTCGCCGATCAGCGTGACTCCGACCTGGAGGCCCGCGCCCAGAAGCTCGAGGCCGACCTGGCCGAGCTGGAGGCCGAGGGTGCCAAGTCCGACGTGCGCCGCAAGGTGCGCGACGGTGGCGAGCGTGAGATGCGTCAGCTGCGCGACCGGGCCCAGCGTGAGCTGGACCGGCTCGACGAGATCTGGACGACGTTCACCAAGCTGGCTCCCAAGCAGCTCATCGTCGACGAGAACCTGTACCGCGAGCTGGTCGACCGCTACGGCGAGTACTTCCAGGGCTCGATGGGTGCGGAGTCGATTCAGAAGCTCATCGAGAACTTCGACATCGACGCCGAGGCCGAGAACCTGCGCGACGTCATCCGTAACGGCAAGGGCCAGAAGAAGCTTCGTGCTCTCAAGCGCCTGAAGGTCGTTGCCGCGTTCCAGCAGTCGGGCAACTCGCCGATGGGCATGGTCCTCGACGCCGTCCCGGTGATTCCGCCGGAGCTGCGTCCGATGGTTCAGCTCGACGGTGGCCGCTTCGCGACCTCCGACCTGAACGACCTGTACCGCCGTGTGATCAACCGCAACAACCGGTTGAAGCGACTGATCGACCTCGGTGCGCCCGAGATCATCGTCAACAACGAAAAGCGCATGCTGCAGGAGTCGGTGGACGCGCTGTTCGACAACGGCCGTCGTGGCCGGCCCGTCACGGGTCCGGGCAACCGTCCGCTCAAGTCGCTGTCCGATCTACTCAAGGGCAAGCAGGGCCGGTTCCGTCAGAACCTGCTCGGCAAGCGCGTCGACTACTCCGGCCGTTCGGTCATCGTGGTCGGCCCGCAGCTCAAGCTGCATCAGTGCGGTCTGCCGAAGCTGATGGCGCTGGAGCTGTTCAAGCCGTTCGTGATGAAGCGCCTGGTTGATCTCAACCACGCGCAGAACATCAAGAGCGCCAAGCGGATGGTCGAGCGTCAGCGTCCCCAGGTGTGGGATGTCCTCGAAGAGGTCATCGCCGAGCACCCGGTGCTGCTGAACCGTGCACCTACGCTGCACCGCCTCGGTATCCAGGCCTTCGAGCCGCAGCTGGTGGAGGGCAAGGCAATTCAGCTGCACCCGCTGGTCTGTGAGGCGTTCAACGCCGACTTCGACGGTGACCAGATGGCAGTCCACCTGCCGCTGAGCGCCGAGGCGCAGGCCGAGGCTCGCATCCTGATGCTGTCGAGCAACAACATCCTGTCGCCGGCGTCGGGTAAGCCGCTGGCCATGCCGCGTCTGGACATGGTCACCGGGCTGTACTTCCTGACCACGCTGGTTCCGGGTGACACGGGCGAGTACACCGCCGCGGGCAAGGATGCCCCGGAGACCGGTGTGTACAGCTCGCCGGCCGAGGCCATCATGGCGCTGGATCGTGGCGCGCTCTCGGTTCGTGCTCAGATCAAGGTGCGCCTGACGCAGCTGCGTCCGCCGCACGAGGTCGAGAACGAACTGTTCGGCGAGAACGGCTGGCGCCCGGGCAATGCCTGGACCGCCGAGACCACGCTGGGCCGGGTGCTCTTCAACGAGCTTCTGCCGCAGGGGTATCCGTTCGTCAACGAGCAGATGCACAAGAAGGTCCAGGCCCGGATCATCAACGATCTGGCCGAGCGCTACCCGATGATCGTCGTCGCGCAGACCGTGGACAAGCTCAAGGACGCCGGTTTCCACTGGGCCACCCGTTCGGGTGTCACGGTCTCGATGGCCGACGTCATCGTGCCGCCGGAGAAGCAGGAGATCCTCGAGCGCTACGAGGCTGAAGCCGACGGAGTCGAGAAGAAGTACCAGCGCGGTGCTCTGAACAAGCAGGAGCGCAACGACGCCCTCGTCGAGCTGTGGAAGGAAGCCACCGAAGAGGTCGGTAACGCGCTGCGGGCGCACTATCCGGAGGACAACCCGATCATCACGATCGTCGACTCCGGTGCGACGGGTAACTTCACCCAGACCCGCACGCTGGCCGGCATGAAGGGTCTGGTGACCAACCCGAAGGGTGAGTTCATCCCGCGGCCGATCAAGTCCTCGTTCCGCGAGGGCCTGACGGTGCTGGAGTACTTCATCAACACCCACGGCGCCCGAAAGGGTCTGGCGGACACCGCTCTTCGTACCGCCGACTCGGGTTACCTGACCCGTCGTCTGGTGGACGTCAGCCAGGACGTCATCGTGCGCGAGCACGACTGCGGTACCGAGCGCGGCATCGTCGTCGAGCTCGCCGAGCTGCAGGGCGACACCCTCATCCGGGATCCGCACGTCGAGACCTCGGCGTACGCCCGCACGCTGGCCGCCGACGCGGTCGACGAGAAGG includes:
- a CDS encoding DNA-directed RNA polymerase subunit beta'; the protein is MLDVNFFDELRIGLATADDIRTWSYGEVKKPETINYRTLKPEKDGLFCEKIFGPTRDWECYCGKYKRVRFKGIICERCGVEVTRAKVRRERMGHIELAAPVTHIWYFKGVPSRLGYLLDLAPKDLEKIIYFAAYVITAVDTEMRHNELSTLEAEMEVEKKAVADQRDSDLEARAQKLEADLAELEAEGAKSDVRRKVRDGGEREMRQLRDRAQRELDRLDEIWTTFTKLAPKQLIVDENLYRELVDRYGEYFQGSMGAESIQKLIENFDIDAEAENLRDVIRNGKGQKKLRALKRLKVVAAFQQSGNSPMGMVLDAVPVIPPELRPMVQLDGGRFATSDLNDLYRRVINRNNRLKRLIDLGAPEIIVNNEKRMLQESVDALFDNGRRGRPVTGPGNRPLKSLSDLLKGKQGRFRQNLLGKRVDYSGRSVIVVGPQLKLHQCGLPKLMALELFKPFVMKRLVDLNHAQNIKSAKRMVERQRPQVWDVLEEVIAEHPVLLNRAPTLHRLGIQAFEPQLVEGKAIQLHPLVCEAFNADFDGDQMAVHLPLSAEAQAEARILMLSSNNILSPASGKPLAMPRLDMVTGLYFLTTLVPGDTGEYTAAGKDAPETGVYSSPAEAIMALDRGALSVRAQIKVRLTQLRPPHEVENELFGENGWRPGNAWTAETTLGRVLFNELLPQGYPFVNEQMHKKVQARIINDLAERYPMIVVAQTVDKLKDAGFHWATRSGVTVSMADVIVPPEKQEILERYEAEADGVEKKYQRGALNKQERNDALVELWKEATEEVGNALRAHYPEDNPIITIVDSGATGNFTQTRTLAGMKGLVTNPKGEFIPRPIKSSFREGLTVLEYFINTHGARKGLADTALRTADSGYLTRRLVDVSQDVIVREHDCGTERGIVVELAELQGDTLIRDPHVETSAYARTLAADAVDEKGNVIVTAGHDLGDPAIDALLEAGITSVKVRSVLTCTSASGVCAMCYGRSMATGKLVDIGEAVGIVAAQSIGEPGTQLTMRTFHQGGVTGGADIVGGLPRVQELFEARIPRNRAPIADVAGRVQLEETDKFYKITIVPDDGSEEVVYDKLSKRQRLKVFKHDDGSERLLVNGDHVEVGQQLLEGSADPHEVLRVEGPRKVQIHLVKEVQEVYRAQGVSIHDKHIEVIVRQMLRRVTIIDSGATEFLPGSLTERSEFESENRRVVAEGAEPAAGRPVLMGITKASLATDSWLSAASFQETTRVLTDAAINCRSDKLQGLKENVIIGKLIPAGTGINRYRNIQVQPTEEARAAAYTIPSYEDQYYSPDFGQATGAAVPLDDYGYSDYR